The Flexivirga aerilata sequence GACGCCGTCGAGCCGGTGCAGCTGCAGCGCCGGGCCGAGGCTGACGATCGCGGTCGCCTCGGCGGTGCTCAGCCCGGAGAGGACCAGACCTCCGGGCCGCGCGCCCTCCAGCAGGACCTCGCCCCGGCCGTGGCGTCGGGGGCGCAGTGCGGCGGTGACGGGTGCTGCATCGGCAGCTGTGGTGTGGGCGCTGGATGGTGTGGGCATGGTCGTCGGCCTTCTCGGGGTGCGGCCCGGGCGGGCCGCGCGGAAGGTGTCACGGTGCCACCGATCCGCTCACCGGTGCCGGGCGTTGTCCACAGGGGGGGGGTGACGTCGGGCGGCGCATCCACAGGGTCCCGCTCGGGTTGTCGCCTTTGTCACCGCGGTGGCCTAGGTTCGAGACATGGAGTCGTCGTCGCCGCGGGTCGAGGTGCGGCGCTCGACGCGACGCCGCCGCACCGTCTCGGCCTACCGCGAGGGCGACCGCATCGTGGTGCTGATGCCGGCCCGGGTGTCCAAACGCGAGGAGACCCGGCTGGTCGAGGAGATGGTGCGCAAGGTGCTCGCGCAGGGCGCCCGCCGGCCGCGCAGCGACGAGGACCTGATGCGGCGCGCGGGCCAGCTGTCGCAGCGCTACCTCGGCGGCCTCGCCCACCCGGTGTCGGTGCGCTGGGTCGGCAACCAGCGATCCCGGTGGGGTTCGTGCACGCCCGCGAACGGCACGATCCGGCTGTCCGACCGGCTGCAGGGCATGCCGGAATACGTCAGCGACTACGTCCTGCTGCACGAGCTGGCGCACCTGCTGCAACCCGACCACGGCAAGAGCTTCTGGGCGCTGCTCGAGGGCTACCCGCAGCTGGAGCGCGCTCGCGGTTATCTCGAGGGCGTCGCGTTCGGGTCGGGGATGCCGCCGCCGGAGACACCCGACGACGTCGACGCCGACGAAAGCACCGAGACGCTCTTCTGAGGCGTCAGCGCAGCGCCGTTCTGAGGCGTCAGCGCAGCGCCGCGATGCACGCGGCGAGCCCCGGGTCGGTGTCGTCCGGGAGTGCGTCGACCGGCCACCAGCGCACGTCGTCGGACTCGTCCGAGACGGCGATCGCGGCATCCGGCGGGGCGGTCGCCGCGATGCGCAGGTCGAGGTGCGAGCGGCAGCGCCCGAAGCTCTCGGCGAGCGTGTGCCGGTCGAGGAAGAGCGCGCCCGGCACGGCACGCAGTCCGGCGATGCCGGACTCCTCGGTCGCCTCACGCAATGCGGCGTCCACCACGGTGGCGTCGCCCGGCTCGAAGTGCCCGCCCGGCTGCAGCCACAGCCGGGCCTTCTTGTGCAGCACCAGCAGCACGTGGCTCCCGTCCGCGGAGAAGACCACCGCGCTCGCGGTGAAGTGCTCCGGCGGTCCTTCCCGGCGCAGCCCCGCATCGCCGTATGACGAGAGCTGCGCCAGGAACGCATCGCGTTCGGGCGACGGCGGCGCCGCGGTCAGCACCGCCCGGGCGTCGGCCGCCAGGCCGGTCGCGCTCACCTGGCCGGACCGGCGCCGGTGTCGCCCTCGTCGCTGCCGGTGTCGTCGCCTGGCTTGCCGTCACCTGTTGTGTCGTTGCCTGTCTTTCCGTCGCCCTGGCCGGTGTCGTCGGCGTCGTCGCTGTTGCTGGTGCTGTCGGTGCGGGAATCGCCCGAATCGCCGGAATCGCCTTCGCCGGAGGCATTTTCACCGCGTTCGGCGTCGAGCTCGGCGGTGCCCTGGGCGAGCAACGCCTCCAGCG is a genomic window containing:
- a CDS encoding M48 family metallopeptidase, with the protein product MESSSPRVEVRRSTRRRRTVSAYREGDRIVVLMPARVSKREETRLVEEMVRKVLAQGARRPRSDEDLMRRAGQLSQRYLGGLAHPVSVRWVGNQRSRWGSCTPANGTIRLSDRLQGMPEYVSDYVLLHELAHLLQPDHGKSFWALLEGYPQLERARGYLEGVAFGSGMPPPETPDDVDADESTETLF
- a CDS encoding NUDIX domain-containing protein, giving the protein MSATGLAADARAVLTAAPPSPERDAFLAQLSSYGDAGLRREGPPEHFTASAVVFSADGSHVLLVLHKKARLWLQPGGHFEPGDATVVDAALREATEESGIAGLRAVPGALFLDRHTLAESFGRCRSHLDLRIAATAPPDAAIAVSDESDDVRWWPVDALPDDTDPGLAACIAALR